The nucleotide window TTTATAATGTCAATAACAGCACCGGTGAAGCCTTTTGGGGCCAGACTGAGGCAAAATTTAATGTAACCTTTGTTTCGCCTGATGTGAGTGTTGAAGCAATAAGTAAAATTGATTTTTACATCTTTGCTGAAGAGCAAGTTGGTGACAATTTTAATTATTTAGGCGGTACAAGTGGAAATTTAATAGCATCCGTTTCTAATCCAACTGAGGTATTCGAAATTTCTTTAGATAAAAGTGAAGTCTACAACGCATTTTCAAGCCAGTTCTCAGGAGGTCGTACAGATCTTGTCCCAGGAGATCTTTTTGAATTAAGGTGGGTTATTACAGGAAAAGATGGAAACGTAGCAGACTCAAGAACCGATTGTAAAGGTATCAACTGTTTGTTTGGTTTTAGCGCAAAAGAAAAGTTGGTAGACACCTGGGTAGGTGAATTTGAGGCTACTTGGACTGAAGTTGGCCCTGGAACCGTTACTTACTCTTATTCAGATGTCGTTGTTGGAGCAAAACGAATGGTTGAATTTGTACCTGGAGGCAATGAAGGCGAATATGACATTTTAGATATGTCTTTTGGAGGTGCATATGGTGGGCCAAGAGATGGCACAATGACTTGGGATGCCGATACAGGAACCATCACCATTATTTATGCCGAATCTTATTACACAAGCCAATACGAACTTGTAAGTGTTACTCCAGAAGTCTTAACCCTAAAGTGGACTAACAATTTCACGTCTCGTTATGCTGAATATGGAACTGTAGAATTGAGAAGAAATGACGGTTTGGTTTGGCCAGAAATTAACGAAATAATTAATTATTAATTATTAATTACCAAGTTAAGTGCGATCGGGGCTTAATAATATAATCTCCGGTCCTCTAAAAATATTGAAACTCACATTCTTATTTTTCAAGTATAAGTTTCAATAATAGATTGTTGTGAACAATATTAGCACACCTCAATATTAATTTATAAAGAGGGTTAGCAATAACCCTCTTTTTTTATATCAAATATTTACTTACCAATGAAAATCAAAAGAATAGATCGACTAGCATTAATTGCTCTAGGATTATTTAGTTTGGTAGGTTGTAAAAATGAAATTGCAAATTCTAAAACCAGCAAACATCCAAACACCTTTATTATCCAAGGGTATCTAGGAAACCTGGAAAACGATTATCTGGTGCTAAATCAAAATAACCCTAATTATCCTAATGGTTACAAAACCGATACCATACCTGTGATAAATGGAAATTTTAGGTTTGAAGATTCGGTTAGCACCTATACCTATAACCGTATTTTTATTAGCCAGACCTTTAAAAGAATTGATGAACGAAGTTATTTGCCTACACCAGTAACACAATTGCAATTCTTTACATATCCCGGAGCAGATATCACAGTACATGGGGAAATAGATGATTATGTAAAAGCCTTTCCTGAAGACGGAACTGTCAACACAGATTTTTCAAAATTAAATGCAGAGATATACCCTCTATTAAATAAAGCTGTTGATTTAAAACTGATAACAATTGAGAAAAATCTAGATGAAAAAACGTATAAGGCATACAGGGATTCTATAGATGATCTTTATAATATAGTTAAAGGAAAAACGGTCAACTTCATTAAGGCCAATCCTAATTCGGCAGCAACTGCCTATGTATTGTTAAATGCATATAACAGAACTGAACTTAACGAACTCGAAACAAAAGAACTATTAAATTCCATAAATTCTGTACATCTTAAAGACAATCCGTTCTACATTGAACTAAAAAACAGAATTGAAGCTGTTTTTAGGACAAAAGTTGGTGAGCCCGCTCCAGAATTAACAACAAATTATACATTAAACGGTTTGGAATTTAAATTAAAGTCCTTAATAGGAAACTACGTTTTAATAGACTATTGGGGAAGTTGGTGTGGACCTTGTTTGGCTGAAATCCCCAAATTGATAGAAGTTAATAATAAATACAAGGATGAAAATTTTAAAATCTTAGGTATTGATAGCGGGGATCCTGAAAAACGATGGAGGGACGCTATTTTTGAAAATGAATTGAACTGGATCCACATTCGCAGTACCCAAGAACACGATTTGTTAGTGCCCTATAATGTCACTTCCTTTCCGACAAAATTTTTAATTTCTCCTGAAGGCACAATTTTATATAATTCTAAAACAGACCAAGATACCGATGTCTACCAACTCATCGAATCTTTATTAAACTAAAAAATTGATTAAGAATTAATTTTTCTAAAAAATAAATTATGAAAAGACATTTGAAAATACTTATTCCTACCCTAATTATCTTCTTGAGCCTATTTTCCTGTGAAAAGGAAGTAAAGCAAAATGAGAGTGAAACTCCAAAAACATTTACGGTTAATGCCGATATAAAGAATATGACATCAGAATATTTGGTCTATTATGAAAAGGACGATAGCAAAGCTGATGGATACAGAAGGGATACCATTCCGGTAACTAATGGGAAATTCAAATTTACTGATTCTATTAACGAACCTTATAAAATCTATTTTATCGGCATTCCAGAAGCTCTTAGACGTTATAAAGTAACTAGAGGGGATAAAGAATATGATGTTTCTGTAAAAGCCCACTTAATGAGAATGTGGTTTATTGGTTACCCAGGTGCAGAAATAAGTTATAATGGAAAAATTGAAGAGTTTATGGTTGATGCTTATCCATCAGATAAAGATGGTATTAATGATAAATTGGGAGAGATCAATTCACAAATTTTCCCCTTAGCCAATACCATCGATTCTATCACAGTTGCATCGTCAACTGGAAATTTTACAGAGGAAGAGCAAAAGGCAATGTACGAACAAATCAAAAAGTTAAGTAATGAAATTTTGGATTTGAAAACCAAATTCATTGAAGCCAATCCAAATTCAGTAGCTGCCACCTATATTTTTAATGATGCCTTTTACAGAAAATATTATGATAATAATGAAGCAAAACGTCTGTTTGAGTCCTTCAATAGTGAACTTTTAGCTGGAACCCCTTTTTACGAAGAGGCCAAAGAACGTCTAGAAGCAATCGAAAATACTGCCATTGGCATGAAAGCTCCGGAAGTTACCACTACCAATACCCTAGATGGTTCTGAGTTTAAATTGTCTGATTTGAAAGGTAATTATGTATTACTAGATTTTTGGGGAACTTGGTGCGGTCCTTGTATGGCCGAAATGCCAAAAATTAAAAAGTTACACAAAAAATATAAGGACAAGAATTTTAAAATCGTCGGTGTAGATAGTGGAGACACTATCGAACGATGGAAAAATTCAATTGAAAAAAATGAATTTGATTGGATTCAAATAAGAAGTACAGATGAAAATAATTTGATTATTCCATTCAATGTCAATTCTTTCCCCACAAAGATAATTATCGATCCAAATGGAGATATTGTTTACAGTAGTAAATCAGAAACTCCATCGGATATGTATACAATGATTGATGAATTTATGAAATAATCTTTTGGTGGTTCTGGGTCATTTAGCATAGATATTTATTAATATAGATTAATTTATATCAAGGGTTTAAAGCTTACTTTTGCCGAATGACCCAAGCACCACAAAAAGTTTCTAATGAATTTATAGCAATAATGGCCTCTTTGATGGCCATTTGTGCTTTATCTATAGATGCTATACTCCCTGCAATACCCAATATTTCTAAATATTTAGAGCTCGAAGATTTTAATAAAAGTCAACAATTGGTCACCATGATCTTTTTAGGCTTTGGGGTTGGTCAATTGGTGTTAGGACCACTATCTGATTGTTATGGCAGAAAACGTTTAATGTATTTTGGGTTCGCCATATTTGGTTTTGCCAGCATTATTTGCATGACCACTAAAAGTTTTGAAATAATGATTTTAGGGCGTGTGCTTCAGGGAATCGGTTTATCAGCTCCTAGAACCATTACAGTTTCTATGGTTAGGGACCAATTTTCTGGGGATTATATGGGTAAGATTATTTCCTTAATTGTAATGATTTTTATCCTTGTACCAGTGGTGGCACCTTCCTTAGGCCAATTAATTTTAAAACTCTCCAATTGGCAGACGATTTACGGATTTAATTTATTTATTGCACTAGCCGTACTTGTTTGGTTTGCTCTAAGACAAAAAGAAACTCTTAGCATAAAGTCGAGGATTCCATTTAAGATGTCCATGTTTACAAATGGCATTAAAGAATTTTTAAGCAGTACCCCGGCGGTTGTATACACCATTATTTCAGGATTTATTATGGGTTCTTTTTTGGTTTATTTAAGTAGTACCCAGCAAATCTTTCATCATCAGTATGGACTTAGGGAAGAATTCCCTATGATATTTGCCTTGTTGTCCATTTCAATAGGAATTTCAACCTTTTTAAATAGTCGATTGGTCCTAAAATTTGGAATGAGGCAAATGGTAAAAGTAGCATTGTTTCTTTTTATCGGCACTTCTGCCTTATACATTTTATTATTTCATTTGGGTAATCCTCCGGCAGCCGTTTTAGTTGCCTTTCTATCCATTCAATTTTTATCTATAGGTTTATTATTTGGTAATTTAAGGGCCTTAGCAATGGAACCCCTTGGCCATATTGCTGGTATGGGAGCAGGCTTAAATGGATTTTTATCAACCGTAATGTCAGTGCCATTAGCAAATTTCATAGGAAGTTTTGTGGATGACACTGCTTTACCAATTTTTGTAGGATTTGTAATTTGTGGAATAATTAGTTATGCTTTGTTCTCATATGTGAAACATCGGTTTGCCTTTGCCTAAATAAAATATTATTCAATCAAATCTATTTCGGCCACCCCGATCCTAGCAGAATTTCCTAC belongs to Aegicerativicinus sediminis and includes:
- a CDS encoding TlpA disulfide reductase family protein; protein product: MKIKRIDRLALIALGLFSLVGCKNEIANSKTSKHPNTFIIQGYLGNLENDYLVLNQNNPNYPNGYKTDTIPVINGNFRFEDSVSTYTYNRIFISQTFKRIDERSYLPTPVTQLQFFTYPGADITVHGEIDDYVKAFPEDGTVNTDFSKLNAEIYPLLNKAVDLKLITIEKNLDEKTYKAYRDSIDDLYNIVKGKTVNFIKANPNSAATAYVLLNAYNRTELNELETKELLNSINSVHLKDNPFYIELKNRIEAVFRTKVGEPAPELTTNYTLNGLEFKLKSLIGNYVLIDYWGSWCGPCLAEIPKLIEVNNKYKDENFKILGIDSGDPEKRWRDAIFENELNWIHIRSTQEHDLLVPYNVTSFPTKFLISPEGTILYNSKTDQDTDVYQLIESLLN
- a CDS encoding TlpA disulfide reductase family protein is translated as MKRHLKILIPTLIIFLSLFSCEKEVKQNESETPKTFTVNADIKNMTSEYLVYYEKDDSKADGYRRDTIPVTNGKFKFTDSINEPYKIYFIGIPEALRRYKVTRGDKEYDVSVKAHLMRMWFIGYPGAEISYNGKIEEFMVDAYPSDKDGINDKLGEINSQIFPLANTIDSITVASSTGNFTEEEQKAMYEQIKKLSNEILDLKTKFIEANPNSVAATYIFNDAFYRKYYDNNEAKRLFESFNSELLAGTPFYEEAKERLEAIENTAIGMKAPEVTTTNTLDGSEFKLSDLKGNYVLLDFWGTWCGPCMAEMPKIKKLHKKYKDKNFKIVGVDSGDTIERWKNSIEKNEFDWIQIRSTDENNLIIPFNVNSFPTKIIIDPNGDIVYSSKSETPSDMYTMIDEFMK
- a CDS encoding multidrug effflux MFS transporter — translated: MTQAPQKVSNEFIAIMASLMAICALSIDAILPAIPNISKYLELEDFNKSQQLVTMIFLGFGVGQLVLGPLSDCYGRKRLMYFGFAIFGFASIICMTTKSFEIMILGRVLQGIGLSAPRTITVSMVRDQFSGDYMGKIISLIVMIFILVPVVAPSLGQLILKLSNWQTIYGFNLFIALAVLVWFALRQKETLSIKSRIPFKMSMFTNGIKEFLSSTPAVVYTIISGFIMGSFLVYLSSTQQIFHHQYGLREEFPMIFALLSISIGISTFLNSRLVLKFGMRQMVKVALFLFIGTSALYILLFHLGNPPAAVLVAFLSIQFLSIGLLFGNLRALAMEPLGHIAGMGAGLNGFLSTVMSVPLANFIGSFVDDTALPIFVGFVICGIISYALFSYVKHRFAFA